One stretch of Glycine soja cultivar W05 chromosome 7, ASM419377v2, whole genome shotgun sequence DNA includes these proteins:
- the LOC114419933 gene encoding alkaline/neutral invertase A, mitochondrial-like, which produces MTSGSCIGISTMKPCCRILCNYKSPSIFGFSPTKLSDSAIMGMLSRSCRHNSTHRHRYNTCNTQNVGYINGIHPNRRDFSVSGSNWGLARNFSTSFCVNIGSFRPRVVSLIPHVASDFRNHSTSVDSNANDTSFEKIFIQSSLNVKPLIIERIETDQSKLEEVAEERCDESNVNIDNLKDLSENKVQREVSEIEKEAWKLLQDAVVTYCGNPVGTVAANDPADKQPLNYDQVFIRDFVPSALAFLLNGEGEIVKNFLLHTLQLQSWEKTVDCYSPGQGLMPASFKVRTVPLDGSNEAFEEVLDPDFGESAIGRVAPVDSGLWWIILLRVYGKLTGDYALQERVDVQTGIRLILKLCLTDGFDMFPSLLVTDGSCMIDRRMGIHGHPLEIQALFYSALRCSREMLIVNDATKSLVAAVSNRLSALCFHMREYYWVDMKKINEIYRYKTEEYSTDAVNKFNIYPEQIPSWLVDWISEEGGYFIGNLQPAHMDFRFFSLGNLWAIVSSLGTTRQNQGILNLIEAKWDDIVAQMPLKICYPALEGEEWRITTGCDPKNTPWSYHNGGSWPTLLWQFTLACIKMGRPDLAQKAVDSAEKRLSADRWPEYYDTRNGRFIGKQSRLMQTWTIAGFVTSKMLLENPEKASLLFWEEDFELLQNCVCKLSKSGRRKCSRFAARSQFIV; this is translated from the exons ATGACTAGTGGTAGTTGTATTGGAATCTCTACCATGAAGCCTTGTTGTAGAATCCTATGTAACTATAAAAGTCCATCTATTTTTGGGTTTTCTCCAACCAAGTTGAGTGATTCAGCAATCATGGGCATGTTGTCCAGATCATGTCGTCACAACTCAACCCATCGCCATAGGTACAATACCTGTAATACTCAGAATGTAGGGTACATAAATGGGATCCATCCGAATCGGAGAGATTTTAGTGTTTCCGGTTCGAATTGGGGTCTTGCTAGGAATTTTAGCACTAGTTTTTGTGTCAATATTGGTAGTTTTAGGCCTAGGGTTGTGTCCTTGATACCGCATGTAGCGTCGGATTTTAGGAATCACTCTACATCAGTTGATTCTAATGCTAATGACACGAGCTTTGAGAAGATTTTCATTCAAAGCAGCTTGAATGTCAAGCCATTGATAATTGAAAGAATTGAGACTGATCAAAGTAAATTGGAGGAAGTCGCTGAAGAAAGATGTGACGAGTCAAATGTAAATATAGATAATTTGAAGGATTTAAGTGAGAATAAGGTTCAGAGGGAGGTATCTGAGATTGAAAAGGAAGCTTGGAAGTTGCTTCAGGATGCTGTCGTCACTTACTGTGGGAATCCGGTTGGGACAGTTGCAGCTAATGATCCTGCGGACAAGCAACCGCTGAATTATGATCAAGTCTTTATCCGTGATTTTGTTCCATCAGCACTTGCCTTCTTGCTCAATGGTGAAGGGGAAATTGTCAAGAATTTTCTACTTCACACATTGCAATTACAG AGTTGGGAGAAGACTGTTGACTGCTACAGTCCAGGGCAAGGGTTGATGCCAGCAAGCTTCAAGGTTAGAACTGTGCCTCTTGACGGTAGCAATGAAGCATTTGAGGAAGTTTTGGATCCTGATTTTGGTGAATCAGCTATTGGTCGTGTTGCGCCTGTTGATTCAG GATTGTGGTGGATTATATTGTTGAGAGTTTATGGGAAATTAACTGGTGACTATGCTTTGCAAGAGAGAGTGGATGTCCAAACAGGCATAAGACTGATCCTTAAGTTGTGTCTGACTGATGGATTTGACATGTTTCCTTCTCTATTAGTCACTGATGGTTCCTGCATGATTGATAGAAGGATGGGTATTCACGGTCACCCTCTTGAGATCCAG GCATTATTTTACTCAGCTTTACGCTGCTCTCGTGAGATGCTGATAGTCAACGATGCAACTAAGAGTTTGGTGGCTGCTGTTAGTAATCGCCTGAGTGCACTCTGTTTTCACATGAGAGAGTATTATTGGGTTGATATGAAGAAGATTAATGAAATTTACCGGTACAAGACAGAAGAGTATTCTACTGATGCTGTCAACAAGTTTAACATCTATCCAGAGCAAATTCCTTCATGGCTAGTAGACTGGATTTCTGAGGAAGGTGGATACTTCATTGGCAATTTGCAACCTGCTCATATGGACTTCAGGTTTTTCTCACTTGGAAACCTTTGGGCCATTGTATCATCTTTAGGCACAACAAGACAGAATCAGggcattttgaatttaattgagGCCAAATGGGATGATATTGTTGCTCAAATGCCTCTCAAGATTTGTTATCCAGCACTGGAGGGTGAGGAATGGCGTATAACCACTGGCTGTGACCCCAAGAACAC CCCTTGGTCATACCATAATGGAGGATCTTGGCCGACACTTCTCTGGCAG TTCACGTTAGCCTGCATCAAGATGGGAAGGCCTGATTTGGCACAAAAAGCAGTTGATTCAGCAGAGAAAAGGCTTTCAGCGGATAGATGGCCCGAATATTATGATACCCGGAACGGAAGGTTTATTGGGAAGCAATCACGGTTGATGCAGACATGGACCATTGCTGGTTTCGTGACCTCAAAGATGCTTCTAGAGAATCCAGAAAAGGCATCCTTGTTGTTTTGGGAGGAGGATTTTGAACTTCTTCAGAACTGTGTCTGCAAGCTAAGCAAAAGTGGTAGAAGGAAGTGTTCCCGTTTTGCTGCAAGGTCTCAGTTTATTGTTTAA
- the LOC114419934 gene encoding gibberellin 2-beta-dioxygenase 2-like has translation MVLASPNPIRSEGILPSNELIPVVDLTAERSEVAKLIVKACEEYGFFKVINHGISHEVISKTEEAGFSFFEKPVAEKRVAAPAYGCKNIGLNGDMGEVEYLVLGATTHSIAQISKTVSTDPLNFSSTLSAYTEAVRELACEILELIAEGLGVPDTRAFSRFIRDVDSDSVLRLNHYPPIINKDKDMSQYSKVGFGEHSDPQIITILRSNDVGGLQISLQDGVWIPVTPDPSAFYVNVGDVLEVMTNGRFVSVRHRAMTNSYKCRMSVAYFGAPPLHATIVAPSVMVTPQRPSLFRPFTWADYKKATYSLRLGDTRIQLFTNRLTTNHHPKV, from the exons atggTGTTGGCTTCCCCAAACCCAATAAGGAGCGAAGGGATTCTACCCAGTAACGAGCTTATTCCCGTTGTGGACCTCACAGCAGAAAGGTCAGAAGTGGCAAAGCTCATAGTGAAAGCGTGCGAAGAGTACGGTTTCTTCAAGGTGATAAACCACGGTATAAGCCACGAAGTGATATCAAAAACCGAAGAAGCAGGGTTTAGTTTCTTCGAAAAACCGGTGGCAGAGAAGAGAGTGGCAGCACCTGCATATGGGTGCAAGAACATAGGGTTGAATGGGGACATGGGTGAGGTGGAGTACCTTGTCCTCGGTGCCACCACTCACTCCATTGCTCAGATATCCAAAACTGTATCCACTGACCCATTAAACTTCAG CTCTACATTGAGTGCATACACAGAAGCAGTGAGGGAGCTGGCATGTGAGATATTGGAACTAATAGCAGAGGGCTTGGGGGTCCCGGACACTAGGGCATTCAGCAGGTTCATAAGGGATGTTGATAGTGACTCAGTTCTCAGGCTCAATCACTACCCACCTATAATTAACAAGGACAAGGACATGTCACAATATAGCAAGGTTGGTTTTGGAGAGCATTCTGACCCTCAGATCATAACCATTCTCAGATCCAACGACGTGGGTGGCCTCCAAATTTCCCTTCAAGATGGGGTGTGGATCCCAGTTACCCCTGACCCCTCAGCATTCTATGTGAACGTGGGTGATGTACTAGAG GTTATGACAAATGGAAGATTTGTAAGCGTGAGACACAGGGCTATGACGAACTCATACAAGTGTAGAATGTCAGTGGCATATTTTGGGGCTCCACCCCTCCATGCTACCATTGTTGCTCCCTCAGTTATGGTCACACCCCAGAGGCCCTCTCTCTTTCGACCATTCACTTGGGCCGACTACAAGAAAGCCACCTACTCTCTCAGGCTTGGAGACACACGCATTCAGCTTTTCACAAATAGACTAACCACTAATCACCACCCAAAAGTCTAG
- the LOC114419935 gene encoding transcription initiation factor TFIID subunit 9-like produces the protein MADKEEESAMPRDAKIVKSLLKSMGVEDYEPRVIHKFLELWYRYVVDVLTDAQVYSEHAGKSAIDCDDVKLAIQSKVNFSFSQPPPREVLLELAQNRNKIPLPKTIAGPGIPLPPDQDTLISPNYQFAIPNKRPAEPLEETEDEEATIPNPSQEDVQPNPHQRVSFPLPKRQKD, from the exons ATGGCTGACAAAGAGGAAGAGTCGGCAATGCCAAGGGACGCGAAGATTGTGAAGTCTTTGCTGAAATCAATGGGCGTAGAAGACTACGAACCTCGCGTCATTCACAAGTTTCTAGAGCTATGGTATCGCTACGTTGTCGATGTGTTAACCGATGCACAAGTCTATTCAGAGCATGCTGGAAAATCTGCAATTGACTGTGACGACGTTAAGCTTGCGATTCAGTCCAAGGTCAACTTCAGCTTCTCGCAACCACCCCCTCGTGAG GTGCTTCTGGAGTTGGCTCAAAACCGCAACAAGATACCGTTGCCAAAGACTATAGCAGGACCTGGTATCCCACTTCCACCTGATCAGGACACATTAATCAGTCCTAACTACCAGTTTGCAATTCCTAACAAAAGGCCTGCCGAACCTTTAGAAGAAACAGAGGATGAAGAAGCTACCATTCCCAATCCCTCTCAGGAAGACGTGCAGCCGAATCCCCATCAGAGAGTGTCATTTCCCCTGCCCAAACGCCAAAAGGATTAA
- the LOC114419936 gene encoding beta-glucosidase-like SFR2, chloroplastic, whose translation MTVVGLFLTATKLAGALFTLTVAANAFSYSRFRKKNLRRFRSPIDESQDTLAHFNIAEGEDEFFFGLATAPAHVEDRLDDAWIQFAEKKRGGGGGDSEGKQRVDAVIGSASGDGGSQQAITSPRSRKPLKVAMEAMIRGIEKYMEVEVQEGEEEARPNVTAWHNVPRPEERLRFWSDPETEIKLAKDTGVTVFRMGIDWTRIMPMEPVNSLNESVNYAALERYKWIINRVRSYGMKVMLTLFHHSLPPWAGEYGGWKLEKTVDYFMDFTRLVVDSVSDLVDYWVTFNEPHVFCMLTYCAGAWPGGHPDMLEAATSALPTGVFQQAMHWMSIAHSKAYDYIHGLSNPLNSIVGVAHHVSFMRPYGLFDIAAVSLANSLTLFPYIDDISEKLDYIGINYYGQEVVSGAGLKLVENDEYSESGRGVYPDGLYRMLLQYHERYKHLNIPFIITENGVSDETDLIRRPYLLEHLLAIYAAMIMGVRVLGYLFWTISDNWEWADGYGPKFGLVAVDRANNLARIPRPSYHLFSKIVNTGKVTREDRERAWDELQRSAKEKKTRPFYRAVDKHCLMYAGGLDEPEQRPYIDRDWRFGHYQMDGLQDHLSRFSRSIFRPFSLFSLKRKPKSQKKNAKLILQPLET comes from the exons ATGACGGTGGTCGGACTCTTCCTCACCGCCACGAAGCTCGCCGGAGCTCTTTTCACTCTCACCGTCGCCGCCAACGCCTTCTCCTACTCCCGCTTTCGCAAGAAGAACCTTCGCCGTTTCCGCTCCCCCATCGACGAATCCCAAGACACTCTCGCACACTTTAACATCGCCG AAGGGGAAGATGAGTTTTTCTTTGGTTTGGCGACAGCGCCAGCACATGTTGAGgacaggcttgatgatgcttgGATCCAGTTTGCTGAGAAAAAGagaggtggaggtggtggtgacTCAGAGGGGAAGCAGAGAGTGGATGCTGTGATTGGTTCTGCTTCTGGTGATGGTGGGTCCCAGCAGGCCATAACATCTCCACGGAGCAGGAAGCCTCTTAAGGTGGCGATGGAGGCCATGATTAGGGGAATTGAGAAGTACATGGAAGTGGAAGtgcaagaaggagaagaagaagcccGTCCTAATGTAACTGCTTGGCATAATGTTCCACGCCC GGAGGAGAGGTTAAGGTTTTGGTCTGATCCTGAAACAGAAATAAAATTGGCCAAGGATACTGGTGTTACAGTTTTTCGCATGGGAATAGATTGGACAAGAATCATGCCAATGGAGCCAGTAAACAGCCTTAATGAATCT GTTAACTATGCTGCATTGGAACGGTATAAGTGGATTATAAATAGGGTTCGATCATATGGAATGAAAGTGATGCTCACTCTTTTTCATCACTCACTTCCACCCTGGGCTGGTGAGTATGGAGGTTGGAAGCTGGAAAAGACAGTGGATTATTTCATGGACTTTACCAG GCTTGTTGTAGACAGTGTCTCAGATTTGGTAGACTATTGGGTAACATTTAATGAGCCCCATGTCTTCTGTATGCTTACTTATTGTGCTGGAGCTTGGCCTGGTGGTCATCCTGATATGCTTGAGGCTGCTACTTCTGCACTTCCAACTGGTGTTTTCCAGCAGGCCATGCATTGGATGTCTATTGCACACTCAAAGGCATATGACTACATCCATGGGCTAAG TAACCCATTAAATTCAATAGTCGGTGTAGCACATCATGTGTCATTCATGCGACCCTATGGTTTGTTTGATATTGCTGCTGTTTCACTGGCTAATTCGTTGACTCTCTTCCCATACATTGATGACATATCTGAGAAGCTGGACTATATAGGCATAAACTACTATGGGCAG GAAGTGGTTTCGGGTGCAGGCCTGAAGCTGGTGGAAAATGATGAGTATAGCGAATCAGGTCGTGGGGTATACCCTGATGGCTTATACCGTATGTTGCTTCAGTACCATGAAAGATACAAACATCTAAATATTCCTTTCATCATTACTGAAAATGGGGTTTCAGATGAGACAGATTTGATCCGCCGGCCATATCTCTtggagcatttgcttgctatttATGCTGCCATGATCATG GGTGTGCGTGTACTTGGTTACCTGTTCTGGACTATTTCTGATAACTGGGAGTGGGCCGATGGGTATGGTCCCAAGTTTGGACTTGTCGCAGTTGACCGGGCAAATAATCTTGCACGGATCCCTCGCCCCTCTTACCATCTATTTTCTAAA ATTGTGAATACAGGCAAAGTTACACGTGAAGATCGTGAAAGAGCATGGGATGAACTTCAAAGATCTGcgaaagagaagaaaacaagGCCATTTTATCGGGCTGTGGATAAACACTGTTTAATGTATGCAG GCGGACTTGATGAACCTGAACAGCGACCTTATATAGATCGAGATTGGCGGTTTGGTCATTATCAGATGGACGGACTCCAGGATCACTTGAGCCGCTTCTCAAGATCCATTTTTCGACCATTCTCCCTCTTCTCCctaaaaagaaaaccaaaatctCAAAAGAAGAATGCCAAATTAATTCTTCAGCCTCTTGAAACATAG